The genomic region TTCGGTGGCCAATACGAGTATGTCCAATAACAGTTTCTTATTAGATATTACTTATCTGCAGCGATGCTTCTCCAACGAGAAATGTGAGTACCACACTTACAGGTTTGAGTCATAGTCAAGAAGTTGATCAGTTTTGACTAAAAAGTACATTGGCCACAATATCATTAATGTTCAACGGCAAACCTGCTTTCAAACGAAATCTGTGAAATTGATAAGACGGAAGGCTAACTCTTGACGTAGGCAAAGATGTGGAAGTGACGGGAAAGAGCCACCAGACTGCACTGGTACATGGTATCGTGGATGGAGACTGACTCCTCAGTTTTCTTTAGACTCTTTGAATTACTTTAAGTCATTAGGCCCGGTTAgtgttaggttagccaggttgcttgcctAAGACAATACATTCGGTAGCCCTAAGGCCTTTTGTGATACGGGcgtttgatttccatcccctaactaagttgcttaaaccacttagatcttttgaAGAAGGGCGCTAGTCCCTCTAGAGAAACATTGCGCACATTTCCCaggttttcaaagaaataatcgtcaAGTTATTTGGgatggcttctttgaagtgcaggacattcacagaggaggtgttgtatcGACTAAATTCCTTTTTCATCTCCAACACTCCTGCAAAAGCCATTGTGAGTACACCCACTCTACTGGCTAGGCTGCCAATAGTGCATTTACCCGTTATAATATCTTTGAGggcgctggtagttgatctgttgcaTCCAAGCAAGACGTTTTGTCcttttttaagattcagttttgaccAAAGCGCTTTGGATATATAGCAGTTAGTAGTCAGGGACCACCTTCTGTTAGTTTCCGCGATTATGCTCAAGTAAACCGCAACGCTAGTTCATTTAGAGGAATGCTCATGTCCTCTCCCACTCGCTGAAAGTCAAGCTCAACGTCTTTCCTTGCACATTCATcggctctttcatttccctccaccccAGAGTGGTCGTCAGCATATTAATCAACCTCTCGCATTGACTGTGGTGTGCGGATAGCCGAgacttattgaaaaaaaaatttattcacaatcattttccttacatttttgtacattttgaaTCAATAATTGGGTGGGCTTagcatttaatccccattgcagaagccgTAGCGATCTTTTAGAGGGGGAGATACTTGAGCATTTTCTCCGTAAATTTCCGGGTTCGGCAGCTAGATGATTAAGAGAGGGAGTGTTCcgacctaaatcccatcaatcttctccattacatcaacagctctgattGAGTgcagatatctgcccgttggaggttTCATAATTAGAGTAGAATGGGGTAAGATAGGTATGGGGGCACAATAGGTAGGTGGGGTTTTCGTCGCACTGTTTTTGCAGAGGTCACTCGTCTTATGTGAATTGAATACGTGGTGGGGAACAACGTTCGCGACTGTCATTTCGGCCGTCACCATTGATTAGTTATCCTCGTTCTGCCgtcgtttagttttttgtgagcttttctccgacatagcattttttttattctacggtgcagtgcatttaatatatgtaaatatttgtcaggtgagttttattttacgtagaaaataatgctgaacacgaataatgtgttagttttttgatatttttgtttttaaaaaaatatcgacacTAACATAAAACATGTGTTTGGGGGCACTATAGGTCAGCCGTCTGGGGGCATTATAGGTcactaattttaattgaataaaataaattttaattgtttttgcaacaaaatggtgcgtaaTTATGTGCGAAAAACGCCGAAACGAAGTGAAGAGGACGTAAAAAACGCAATCGCGGCAGTCCGAGATGGCGCTAGTGTTCGATCAGcctctaaacaatttaaaattccgTTCGAAACATTACGTGCTCGCGTGATAGGAAAGTGCTCGTCATCAATAGAAGCGTGTCAGAAATTACGCGTAAGTAAAAAATCGAACGATTTAAATTCCTGGTGCAAGAGGAGTAGCAAACGGCTCGGGATGACAGACCAACCACACATTTTTGGAATGgctgaagcacttcaaaaattatgcgATTCGATCCAGTACTGAAAAAACTTTGCTCATCATGGATAACCACGAATCTCACATGACAATTGCTGGATTAGACTTTtgtaagaataataatattgaagtaTTAACTCTACCTCCGCACACCAGCCATCGTTTGCAGCCTCTCAAGAGAGGAGTATTTGGGCCgctcaaaacttattttgaccATTCCTGCAAGACGTGGATGTTAAATCATTCCGGCATTCCTATTACCATCGACCGAATAGCTGAACTGGTAGCTGAACCCTTGTTGAAAGGTGCTTCCAGCATGAATATCATCACTGGATTCAGATCAACTGGCATTTGGCCATTTAATCGCGACATTTTTTCGGAAGATGATTTCACGCCAGCATTCGTAACTGATCGTTCGTACGAGGACGAACCAGATCAAGAGGCTGGCCCATCGATTGCTCATCAAGAGACTGGTCCATCGAATGCCCATGAAGAGCCTGTTTTATCGAATGCCGATCAAGAGCCAGAGCGATCGAATCTCGACCTATTAATTCCAATTGAGGACATTCGGCCATTTCCTAAAGCTCCACTGCGCAAACCATCAAATCGAGGCCGGAAGCGACGTAAAGCTGCACTTCTCACAGAGTCATTACGCGCTGAGCAAGCAGCTGCAGCTCAGAAGAAATCGGACGCGGAAGCAAGAAAACAatttgccgccgaaagaaaaaaagaaagagaggCTGCAAAGAGGCAGAAGCTCAtacaaaaacgccaaaaattgaccaaagaagagaagaaaaatgaattaaagaaaaattcctaaCTTTTATAACATGTGCAGTGTTCatctataaataaaagttaaaacgttAATTTCCAAGTCATGTACATTGTTCTTTTCCCCTCACATATAGTGACCTACCGTGCCCaccgattttgaaaatatcaaaaaaaagtacctttgtcttattgaatgcagcttccaaaatatttagccAAACATAAGTCAGTATAACCAAAATGTTAGCAGATAAATAACCTTTCAAAATCttgcttatttttcaaaattaatgcaaaaacaCCGTAGCAAGAGCTCTCCAAAAAAAAAGACCTATCTTACCCCATTCTACACTACATAAAAATGGCGctctagtgctacttgaggagtgccagtcTGATACTTCAACTATTCACCTACCtatcttcaattatttttatttaatttatgtcgtCCCTCGACGAAGTAAAACATTTGTATAAAATCGCTGCGAAAAATTGCCAAAGCAGAAGCATTGATTCGATTTCACGAATTTCGAAATAAGGCAGATTTTTGTGGCCACTTCGGAATTGATAATAGCATTTTTTCGATGTTATTCCGTTGGGATCGCCGCaggaattaataataataaaataaattaggcCTATGGATTTTGCTATTTTGGGATCGCCGAAGGAATTTTTAGTATTGGGTTATCGtattggatccatttttcgtcgccagtcaccacccgatgcaaaaaacccttccgattttgtcgctcgatcagcaattcgcacgtaaaaaatcgccgttcgacgtcgcgcagcttcaactcgtacgggacccaatgcccttgcttttggatcattcccatcgcttttagacgcttgcaaacggttgatttatcaacgcccaatgattcagcaagctcttcttgggtttggcacgagtcctcgtttaccaattcccccaattccgcgtcctcgaactttttgggctggccaagacgctccttgtcttcggtgtgaaaatcaccacttttgaatcgtcgaaaccagtactcacatgttgaaatcgacggagtatggtctgggtaggcctcctgcagcaattcacgggcttgggctgtattttttttttcaaattgaagcagaaaagcaaagcttcccgcaaattgcgcttcgacggcacgaaagttgacatactcggagcacgaaaacactgcgttgtttatacttcagcgaaatgacagacactgataaacaaagcctagggatgaggctttgtcatgaatattcattcagtattgccaacgcgataaagtgataaatagcgccatctgtgtgtcacctttaaaactaattcaacctcctaataataaaataaaatattcttgtgggttttgctattttgttttgcaGAGTGTCAAGCTTGTTTCTATCTGTCGTTCAAATCAATCTTCGTCTACCtccaatttgttgttgttgttgttgtagcagtaaaaCAAGTAAGCCAATTTGTTCAGACCTCCTGCTCGAATAGacagttaaattaaaaatgtaggaTATTATatgatttacaatattttatttttaattttaatagttatTAGCGCtactttgtattaaaattagACTTTTGCACATATGTATTAGTTACTAAGTTATATAGCgaattacaatatttaaaacgaTAAATGATTTAACTAACTATTTCGTTGTTTCTGTAcgtttttgtttcataaattCAGCTAAAATCAATTTAACTAGAAATAATGAGTTTTAGTAGtaatacaacaaaacaaataatttattcattaatctCAACAAATACTCatagtataaaatttgtaaacagtACAAGCcagttttttcaatatattatatgtacacacatatacatacatacatatgcatgacaAAACACATTGCAATGTCCCAATCACTTGTTTCTTCTAGATATAAAAGTTAGATCTGGTATTCCATTTTAATGCGTAAAATCATTTTTACAGATCATAGATCGCGACTCAATTTTCTatgtattataatatttgttgttttcgtcattgtttcacaaaaataatttaacttcACGTACTTATATCACATGGGTCACATTATCAACCTTCAACTTCTCCTTtcactacacatacatacataactaccGATCTATGTGTGCAGGATATGCATGCGTGATcacctatacatacacatgtatgtataagtaaccgatatttcaattataatacctgtatacatatattagccgAGACATTTAATTCTTATTCTAAAGCATTATTTTAAGGGTTCATtaatatgtatttgtaaaatCGTTAAAACAAATTCGTATGATTCTTATGCATGAGGTTATGGCTAATGGATGAGTTAAAATTCGTGTGTGAGTACATCCGGCGAGTAATTATTAATCGCTCTTACGTCATGTGCGCGCATATCATTTTAATATCAGTAATCAGGGTCACAATATGACTTGAGCTCCGAGTAGCCGCATGGACGCCGGCAACACTCGTGTATGGCACCTTGAAAGGGTTGCCGGTATTCACCGTCCTCGCCGGCTAACCGTTTTAGGCTGGAGACATGGCCCATGCCGACACTATcagctgtaaaaaaatattacggtGAAATTAAATCCATGTGTAAAATGCGATGCGATTTTTATACTTACGAAATTTTCGTGATAGCGAATAGTAACGCCCGCCACATATTAGGCGGATGGCATCTGAGAGATTGGTACTACAGTACCGTTTGAACTCTACATCGCTGCTACCCCCGGGAAGCAAAGGAATAGCTTCAGTGCAGTGCGGCGATAGCTCCACACAAAACACTAGGCTAATCACGACCAAGCTAAGGCATAGCAGGTTATGAAAATTCACTGTTTGTTGAGGGAACATCATCTGTaagaaaggaaaatatttatgtatagatACTAGTAATTTGTCAACAATATGATTTTTTCAATAACTGCTATGCAAATAtcttttgtatacatttttccaattttgacatacggttgcctagtttggtggttagctcttcagaagggctacaactttact from Anastrepha obliqua isolate idAnaObli1 chromosome 2, idAnaObli1_1.0, whole genome shotgun sequence harbors:
- the LOC129238784 gene encoding insulin-like, with amino-acid sequence MMFPQQTVNFHNLLCLSLVVISLVFCVELSPHCTEAIPLLPGGSSDVEFKRYCSTNLSDAIRLICGGRYYSLSRKFPDSVGMGHVSSLKRLAGEDGEYRQPFQGAIHECCRRPCGYSELKSYCDPDY